The Microbacterium oleivorans genome contains the following window.
GCTTGGAGTTCCTCCGGCACGTCGAACGCTGCTCCGCACTGGTGCATGTCCTCGACTGCGCGACGCTCGAGCCTGGACGCGACCCCCTCACCGACCTCGACGTGATCCTCGCGGAGCTCGGCGCGTACCCGGTGCCCGAGGGGCAGGTGCCCCTGCTCGAGCGGCCTCAGCTGATCGCCCTGAACAAGACCGACGTCCCCGAGGCCCGTGAGCTCGCCGACCTCGTGCGTCCCGACCTCGAGGCCCGCGGTTTCCGTGTGTTCGAGATCTCGACGGTCAGCCGTCAGGGTCTGCGCGAGCTGTCGTTCGCGATGGCCGAGCTCGTCGCGCAGCACCGCGTCGAGACGGCGGACCAGGCACCGGCCGAGCGCGTCGTCATCCGTCCCCGGGGCTCCGAACGCGATTTCACGGTGCGCATCGAGGGCGGCACCTACGGCAACGTTTACCGCATCCTGGGCGCCAAGCCGGTGCGCTGGGTACAGCAGACCGACTTCCAGAACGAAGAGGCCGTCGGCTTCCTCGCGGATCGTCTCGATAAGCTCGGGGTCGAGACCGAGCTCTACCGGGTCGGTGCGACGCCGGGCTCGACCGTCGTGATCGGCGAGGGCGATGGGATCGTCTTCGACTGGCATCCGTCGATGTCGTCGGCGGCCGAGCTGATGACCGCACCGCGCGGAACCGATCCGCGTCTGGACATGAACCCGCGACGCACGTCGAACCAGCGGCGCGAGCGCTACCACGAACGGATGGACGCGAAGGCCGAGGCTCGTGCCGAGCTCGAGGCCGAGCGTCGGGCCGAGGGTTCGCGAGGTGTCGACGAGGACGACGCGTGAGCGCACGCTCGCGCGCCGACCTCGCCGGTGCGCGGCGCGTCGTCGTGAAGGTCGGCTCCTCGTCGATCAGCGGCGAGAACGCCGGCAAGATCGACTCGCTCGTAGACGCCCTCGCCGGCGCGCATGCACGGGGCACCGAGGTCGTCCTGGTCTCTTCCGGTGCGATCGCGACCGGGATGCCGTTCCTGCGGCTCGACGAGCGTCCCACCGACCTCGCCACACAGCAGGCGGCCGCGGCCGTGGGTCAGAACGTGCTGGTCTACCGGTACCAGAGCGCCCTGCGCGGCTACGGCATCGTCGCGGGCCAGGTGCTGCTCACCGCAGGTGACTTCGAAGACCCCACGCACCGTTCGAACGCGCGTCGCGCCATGGAGCGTCTGCTGGGCCTGCGCATCCTTCCGATCGTCAACGAGAACGACACGGTCGCCACGCACGAGATCCGTTTCGGCGACAACGACCGTCTCGCGGCCCTTGTCGCCCGCCTCATCGGGGCCGATGCGCTCGTGCTGCTGAGCGACATCGAATGCCTCTACACGCGCCCGCCCAGCGAGCCGGGTGCCCGCCCGATCCGCGAGGTGCGCCACGAGGACGACCTCAGCGGTTTCGAATTCGGCGCCACGGTCGTCAACAGCGTCGGCACCGGCGGTGCTGCGACGAAGGCGTCGGCGGCCCGGCTCGCCGCGGACGGCGGAGTCGCGGCGCTCGTGACCAGTATCGACCTCGCCGCGGAAGCGCTCGGCGGTGCCGATATCGGCACCTGGTTCGCGGCGAATCCGGCGCCCGCCGTCGCTGCGGGGACCGGGTCGATCGGGGTCTCCGAGGCGTAGGCGCTCGTCGATAGACTGGGCGGATGACCACCGCCGTCGCCTCGGACGTCGCCGACCGCCTCCGCTCGGCCAAACGCGCCGCCCGCACGATCGGGCTTCTCGACGACGCGGCCAAGACCCGGCTGCTGCACGGGATCTCCGACGAGCTCCTGCGGCAGACCCCCACGATCGTCGCGGCGAACGCCGAGGACCTCGCGCGCGGGGATGCCGAGGGGATCACGGCCGGTCTGCGCGACCGGCTGCTTCTGGATGCCCACCGGGTCTCCGCTCTCGCGGACGCCGTGCGCGATGTCGCGGAGCTTCCCGATCCGGTGGGGCACGTTCTCGACGAGCGTGAGCTCCCGAACGGCGTGCGGCTGCAGAAGGTCACGGTGCCCTTCGGCGTCGTCGCCTCCATCTACGAGGCGCGGCCCAATGTGACCGTCGACATCGCGGCGCTCGCGCTGCGCTCCGGAAACGCCGTCGCCTTGCGGGGTGGATCGGCCGCCGCGGCGACCAACGCCGCGCTCATCGCGGCCATGCGGACCGCCCTGGATGCCGCCGGCGTCGACGCCGACGGCATCCAGACGGTCGACGACCTCGGCCGCGACGGCGCTCGAGCGCTCATGCGCGCCCGTGGCCTGGTCGATGTGCTCGTGCCGCGCGGCAGCGCTCAGCTCATCGAGACGGTCGTGATGGAGTCCACCGTCCCGGTGATCGAGACCGGCGCCGGGGTCGTCCACATCGTGCTCGATGCGACTGCTCCGCTGGACTGGGCGCGGGACATCGTGGTCAACGCCAAGGTGCAGCGCCCGAGCGTGTGCAACTCGGTCGAGACGGTCCTGGTGGTGCGCGAGGCCGCCGAGCGGCTGGTGCCCCCCGTGTCGGAGGCGCTGAGTGCGGCGGGTGTGACCATCCATGGCGACGACGAGGTGCGACGGCTCTTCGCCCAGGCCGAGGTCGCCACCGAGGACGACTGGGCGACGGAGCACATGAGCCTGGACATCTCGATGCGCGTCGTCGACGACCTCGACGAGGCGCTCGACCACATCCGGCAGTACTCGACGATGCACACCGAGTCGATCGTGACGACCGACGAGGCCAACGCCGAGCGGTTCTTGGCCGAGGTGGATGCCGCGGTCGTCATGTCCAACGCATCGACGCGCTTCACCGATGGCGGCGAGTTCGGCTTCGGCGCCGAGGTGGGGATCTCGACCCAGAAGCTGCACGCGCGGGGGCCGATGGGGCTGCCGGAGCTCACGAGCACGAAGTGGCTCGCGCGCGGCGCCGGACAGACCCGCTCCTGACCGCCTAAACTGGACCTTGCGCCGCCGCGCGAAACGAACGGAGCCCCGATGACCCTCGCCACGATCACCGCATTCGCCGCCGAGCAGACGGAGCATCACGGCAACGTCCAGGCGGAGACGATGATCTTCGGCGTGATCGCCCTGGTCATCTTCCTCTCGCTCGGGCTCGTGACGCTGTCGTACCGCAACGTCGCCAACCGGCACGCCGGCAAGGCCGACGCGTACGCCGCGGCGAACGGGCGCGAACTGACGCAATCGGGGAACGGCCACCACTGAGGCCGAACCGATGACGGGAACGCGTGCGCCGCGTATCGGCGTGATGGGCGGCACGTTCGACCCGGTTCATCACGGTCACCTCGTGGCCGCCAGCGAGGTCGCGCAGTCGTTCGATCTCGATGAGGTCGTCTTCGTGCCCACGGGCACACCGTGGCAGAAGTCCTACGTGTCGCCCGGCGAGCATCGCTACCTCATGACCGTCATCGCTACCGCGTCCAACCCGATGTTCACGGTCAGCCGGGTCGACATCGATCGGGACGGCCCGACCTATACGATCGACACCCTGCGCGATCTGAAGGCGCAGCGCCCCGATGCGGACTTCTTCTTCATCACCGGCGCCGATGCCATCGCGCAGATTCTCAGCTGGAGGAACCATGATGAACTGTGGGAGCTCGCCCACTTCGTCGCGGTCTCCCGTCCGGGCCACACCCTCAGCAGCGCGGGTCTGCCGAGCGAGCACGTGAGTCTGCTCGAGATTCCCGCGCTGGCGATCTCGTCCACCGACTGCCGGGCACGCGTCGGGCGGGGCCACCCGGTGTGGTATCTCGTCCCCGACGGGGTCGTCCAATACATTGCGAAGCATCACCTCTATCGGAGCAAGGCATGAGCGACACTGAGCACCAGCCACCGACTCCGCAGCTCACGCG
Protein-coding sequences here:
- the obgE gene encoding GTPase ObgE, whose protein sequence is MVTFVDRVTLHLRAGKGGNGCVSVRREKFKPLAGPDGGNGGDGGDVVLVADPQVTTLLSYHHSPHRSGGNGGFGMGDHRSGAAGEHLELAVPVGTVVKDVDGETLVDMVTPGMRFVAAPGGQGGLGNAALSSPKRKAPGFALLGTPGWEGDVQLELKTVADIALVGFPSAGKSSLIAALSAARPKIADYPFTTLHPNLGVVQAGELRYTIADVPGLIEGASEGRGLGLEFLRHVERCSALVHVLDCATLEPGRDPLTDLDVILAELGAYPVPEGQVPLLERPQLIALNKTDVPEARELADLVRPDLEARGFRVFEISTVSRQGLRELSFAMAELVAQHRVETADQAPAERVVIRPRGSERDFTVRIEGGTYGNVYRILGAKPVRWVQQTDFQNEEAVGFLADRLDKLGVETELYRVGATPGSTVVIGEGDGIVFDWHPSMSSAAELMTAPRGTDPRLDMNPRRTSNQRRERYHERMDAKAEARAELEAERRAEGSRGVDEDDA
- the proB gene encoding glutamate 5-kinase, translated to MSARSRADLAGARRVVVKVGSSSISGENAGKIDSLVDALAGAHARGTEVVLVSSGAIATGMPFLRLDERPTDLATQQAAAAVGQNVLVYRYQSALRGYGIVAGQVLLTAGDFEDPTHRSNARRAMERLLGLRILPIVNENDTVATHEIRFGDNDRLAALVARLIGADALVLLSDIECLYTRPPSEPGARPIREVRHEDDLSGFEFGATVVNSVGTGGAATKASAARLAADGGVAALVTSIDLAAEALGGADIGTWFAANPAPAVAAGTGSIGVSEA
- a CDS encoding glutamate-5-semialdehyde dehydrogenase; this translates as MTTAVASDVADRLRSAKRAARTIGLLDDAAKTRLLHGISDELLRQTPTIVAANAEDLARGDAEGITAGLRDRLLLDAHRVSALADAVRDVAELPDPVGHVLDERELPNGVRLQKVTVPFGVVASIYEARPNVTVDIAALALRSGNAVALRGGSAAAATNAALIAAMRTALDAAGVDADGIQTVDDLGRDGARALMRARGLVDVLVPRGSAQLIETVVMESTVPVIETGAGVVHIVLDATAPLDWARDIVVNAKVQRPSVCNSVETVLVVREAAERLVPPVSEALSAAGVTIHGDDEVRRLFAQAEVATEDDWATEHMSLDISMRVVDDLDEALDHIRQYSTMHTESIVTTDEANAERFLAEVDAAVVMSNASTRFTDGGEFGFGAEVGISTQKLHARGPMGLPELTSTKWLARGAGQTRS
- the nadD gene encoding nicotinate-nucleotide adenylyltransferase, with product MTGTRAPRIGVMGGTFDPVHHGHLVAASEVAQSFDLDEVVFVPTGTPWQKSYVSPGEHRYLMTVIATASNPMFTVSRVDIDRDGPTYTIDTLRDLKAQRPDADFFFITGADAIAQILSWRNHDELWELAHFVAVSRPGHTLSSAGLPSEHVSLLEIPALAISSTDCRARVGRGHPVWYLVPDGVVQYIAKHHLYRSKA